A single region of the Anopheles funestus chromosome X, idAnoFuneDA-416_04, whole genome shotgun sequence genome encodes:
- the LOC125763829 gene encoding protein peste-like, translating to MGCCRWYLIVGLGLGTAATGLIFFLTWRDIFDILVAEEKSLLPGSALYKEWRRPTMHPSWQFYVYNWSNAQAFLSLPQEASTASFQELGPYAYDEYTEVIDVKFHQGNDTLSYRKRTFFRRSSSDALPGEITSVNFVALLVSHLARNLDYSLQRELSFLLHSAHQSVAVTRPIGQLLFTGQREPILELMRKLLCTGKNLGMPCQDERLAYFRTYNVSRRPSEIYSMNVGMQDRSKYGIVRSWGSAMERSERKAFRPCDGFADLTGELFPSRIDRDKAITIVLPDLCRRLTLEFDSDQFVDGIMGYRYTASLIRPFNGEMTEANGMDSCPEASIRLGRYGMLNSNECNGLPLYESEPGSYPGQPDSDKRQLYYVLEPTTGTVLESYIGMTYHTVLRPNEHIAMFQNVPELRVPLFRFDRYYRLGETKTAKLRQLLHLLHVGHQAAIGGCIAGVAIVLLAAIYACWRSRKSSKNHNDEYSIIGMQLRNAERNEQLMK from the exons ATGGGCTGCTGCCGGTGGTATCTGATTGTAGGTTTGGGATTAGGTACCGCTGCAACCGGATTAATATTTTTCCTGACATGGCGTGATATTTTTGACATACTCGTAGCCGAG GAGAAATCACTGCTGCCGGGCTCAGCACTCTACAAAGAATGGCGACGTCCCACGATGCACCCTAGCTGGCAGTTTTACGTGTACAACTGGAGTAACGCTCAGGCCTTCCTGAGTCTTCCACAGGAGGCTTCTACGGCCTCCTTTCAGGAGCTAGGACCATATGCGTATGATG AATACACCGAAGTTATAGACGTCAAGTTTCACCAAGGAAATGATACGCTATCGTATCGCAAGCGAACCTTCTTCCGTCGCAGTTCCTCCGACGCACTACCGGGGGAGATCACCAGCGTTAACTTTGTTGCCTTATTGGTGTCCCATCTCGCCCGCAACTTGGACTACTCGCTGCAACGGGAGTTATCGTTTTTGCTGCACAGTGCTCACCAAAGCGTTGCGGTAACTAGACCGATTGGGCAGTTACTGTTTACCGGCCAGCGGGAACCGATATTGGAGCTGATGCGGAAGCTGCTCTGTACCGGAAAGAATCTCGGAATGCCGTGCCAGGACGAACGGTTAGCATATTTCCGTACGTACAACGTCAGCAGACGACCGAGCGAGATCTACAGCATGAATGTTGGGATGCAGGATCGTTCCAAGTACGGAATCGTACGCTCCTGGGGCTCGGCGATGGAACGTAGCGAGCGCAAAGCATTCCGACCCTGCGATGGTTTCGCCGATCTTACTGGAGAGCTGTTTCCATCCCGCATCGATCGCGATAAAGCGATCACCATCGTTCTACCAGATTTATGCCGAAGGCTAACGCTGGAGTTCGACAGTGACCAGTTCGTGGATGGCATAATGGGTTACCGCTACACAGCAAGTTTAATTCGACCGTTCAACGGCGAAATGACGGAAGCAAATGGCATGGACAGTTGTCCGGAAGCGTCCATTCGGTTGGGCAGGTACGGCATGCTTAACTCGAACGAATGTAATGGCCTGCCGTTATACGAATCAGAGCCCGGCTCTTACCCCGGACAGCCAGATTCTGACAAGCGTCAACTGTACTACGTCCTGGAACCTACGACAGGAACAGTGCTTGAGTCGTACATCGGTATGACGTATCACACAGTTCTTCGGCCGAACGAGCATATTGCAATGTTTCAAAACGTACCAGAGCTTCGCGTACCGCTGTTTCGCTTCGATCGTTACTATCGACTAGGAGAAACGAAAACTGCGAAGCTCAGGCAGCTGTTACATCTGCTTCACGTTGGCCACCAGGCTGCCATCGGTGGGTGCATTGCTGGTGTTGCTATAGTTTTACTAGCTGCAATATACGCATGCTGGCGATCACGTAAATCCAGCAAAAATCATAACGACGAGTACAGCATCATTGGAATGCAACTACGCAATGCTGAACGGAATGAGCAATTAATGAAATAA